In Mycoplasmopsis cynos, the following are encoded in one genomic region:
- a CDS encoding MnuA family membrane nuclease, whose product MKKLKLLFKILSCVTPILAFSSTSCELNTQSTDTTKHISEDTKKKDADKSLSETKKVKPNISQSDNTSDIINNNNNNANTSKKINDKKETDPKTDTPGKSKENVEKELGLDSNDYLVFGSWNILNYGQSNKSKKTISEVKITGISEVIADNNLDLVSLQEINYGAAESVNLIKEKLLSDFKKNYELLKSPDNIYSNKYESQKEQFAILYDKNKLTNIQLSTEESIIRNYDGGEFVRPLWVSKFIDKKNNSIYIVDAHLDSPGAKAKAGEQKAGNINGYNWATQGEKEVKEFIASIKLVSELKKKYPDSVVIFNGDTNIKTKNLNFGEQIIKQFGLESGYQDTNLSQSELHNYYASSLGTRYSKNKKGFSEAYDKFIVYDPNNRVDQVNKEDYKYDIVEAFKNKFDKEKYKKLWEKESTGKKFDPFKLVKKVSDHTLVKIKVKV is encoded by the coding sequence ATGAAAAAATTGAAACTATTATTTAAAATTTTAAGTTGTGTTACACCAATATTAGCTTTTTCATCGACTTCATGTGAATTAAACACACAGTCTACAGATACAACTAAACATATTAGCGAGGATACTAAGAAAAAAGATGCTGATAAAAGTTTAAGCGAAACCAAAAAAGTAAAACCTAATATTAGTCAATCTGATAACACAAGTGATATTATTAATAATAATAATAATAACGCAAATACATCCAAGAAAATAAATGATAAAAAAGAAACTGATCCAAAAACAGATACACCAGGTAAATCAAAAGAAAATGTCGAAAAGGAATTAGGATTAGATTCTAATGACTATTTAGTTTTTGGAAGTTGAAATATTTTGAATTATGGGCAATCAAACAAAAGTAAAAAAACAATATCAGAAGTAAAAATTACAGGTATTTCCGAGGTAATTGCTGATAATAATCTAGACTTAGTTTCATTGCAAGAAATTAATTATGGCGCTGCGGAATCTGTTAATTTAATTAAGGAAAAACTTTTAAGCGATTTCAAAAAAAACTATGAATTATTAAAGTCGCCGGATAATATTTATTCAAATAAATATGAGTCTCAAAAAGAACAATTTGCAATTTTATATGATAAAAATAAACTAACAAATATACAATTATCTACTGAAGAAAGTATTATAAGAAATTATGATGGTGGAGAATTTGTTAGACCATTATGAGTATCGAAATTTATTGATAAAAAGAATAATTCAATTTACATTGTAGATGCACATTTAGATTCACCAGGAGCTAAAGCAAAAGCTGGCGAACAAAAAGCTGGTAATATTAATGGTTATAACTGAGCAACACAAGGTGAAAAAGAAGTTAAGGAATTTATTGCATCAATTAAATTAGTATCTGAGTTAAAGAAAAAGTATCCTGATTCTGTAGTTATATTTAATGGTGATACAAATATTAAAACCAAGAATTTAAATTTTGGTGAGCAAATTATTAAGCAATTTGGTCTTGAATCTGGATATCAAGATACAAATTTATCTCAATCTGAATTACATAATTATTATGCTTCAAGTTTAGGGACAAGATACTCAAAAAACAAAAAAGGATTTTCTGAAGCATATGACAAATTTATTGTATACGATCCAAATAATAGGGTTGATCAAGTAAATAAAGAAGATTATAAATATGATATTGTTGAAGCATTTAAAAATAAATTTGATAAAGAAAAATATAAAAAACTTTGAGAAAAAGAATCTACTGGTAAAAAATTTGACCCTTTTAAACTGGTTAAAAAAGTTTCTGATCATACTTTAGTTAAAATAAAAGTAAAGGTCTAA
- a CDS encoding IdeS/Mac family cysteine endopeptidase (This family includes IgM or IgG-cleaving cysteine proteases.): MKKYKNVFKTLGLLSFTTLIIGGVVSCDLSSISNNNDLNSPLKQQLLMKRNRIKSLINNISYPSINAHAKVKLNDELAKILNEKNISDANKIVVLNKLESKIITLKIMVSEYRSIISKLPNNKQASLNTELNKISDNKFSNLQLRVLSYIKEDLKDKIDNLDYPNAKNPKNNLKVMINDLKFEQILQKYNEIQQLSNEIKNALNEINSLPYPDSKQSLNGQLAIEYFKEKLSNLTDLKAIKSIIPKDLKDKIINFKNLILLPLSNINVREWLDGKDEKLDELNARLIRFSGDNYNQEYTELALIYYIYETIRSYAFYPKIMSLTSLSDQKRDEYLNQIPEIPEQNKNSHNVTIDVLKTRLILMDKLAKDAENEDLRTLDAKQKEILEERKNDQKLKDYLKNDQLKGTELGKFLEEQGVTKTLFLKGVNLKFNEFVHYENESDDIDSWWYAHNDRNEGWFDVNKEFDRGDNFLCAAIVTANAIHYWSKQNKNYIDKYLKDPKKGIVQNTNSISSFYADFREVNKFKETESSDNIITNSEHSELFEIFRKLLGGRFAWPHKLFDTFINGYGYTPFNPNLNIEANYERNKSSFHGFFKDVFGSHLLTNRWSFRNGYGAKYLSQKLKNEILANKILAISHTYSSVRFNHIINVWGADFDKDGILKALYVTDSDDPKFELTQGGIKKRLGMKRYKVDFDTKTGKIYIGGKKENLTQALDIYTYDLGTKYWDQYFNDNN, encoded by the coding sequence ATGAAAAAGTATAAGAATGTTTTTAAAACTCTAGGATTATTATCATTTACAACATTAATTATAGGTGGTGTTGTTTCTTGTGATTTGTCATCAATTTCTAATAACAATGATTTAAATTCTCCTTTGAAGCAACAACTATTAATGAAAAGAAATAGGATAAAAAGTTTAATAAATAACATTTCATATCCATCAATAAATGCGCATGCTAAAGTAAAATTGAATGATGAATTAGCTAAAATATTAAACGAAAAAAATATATCTGATGCTAATAAAATTGTTGTATTAAATAAATTAGAATCAAAAATAATTACACTAAAAATTATGGTTTCTGAATATAGAAGCATAATTTCAAAGCTACCAAATAATAAGCAAGCTTCTTTAAATACTGAATTGAATAAAATATCTGATAATAAATTTTCAAATCTGCAACTAAGAGTTTTATCATATATAAAAGAAGATTTAAAAGATAAAATTGATAATTTGGATTATCCGAATGCAAAGAACCCAAAGAATAATTTAAAAGTAATGATTAATGATTTAAAATTTGAACAAATCCTTCAAAAATATAATGAGATTCAGCAATTATCAAATGAAATTAAAAATGCATTAAATGAAATAAATTCCCTTCCATATCCAGACTCTAAACAATCTTTAAATGGTCAATTGGCAATTGAATATTTTAAAGAAAAGTTGAGCAATTTAACTGACTTAAAAGCAATAAAATCAATTATTCCGAAAGATTTAAAAGATAAAATTATAAATTTTAAGAATTTAATTTTATTGCCTTTATCTAATATTAATGTTCGCGAATGATTAGATGGAAAAGATGAAAAACTTGATGAACTAAATGCTAGACTAATAAGATTTTCAGGGGATAATTATAATCAAGAATATACTGAATTAGCTTTAATTTATTATATATATGAAACCATTAGATCTTATGCTTTTTATCCAAAAATTATGTCACTAACTAGTTTAAGTGACCAAAAAAGAGATGAATATCTAAATCAAATTCCTGAAATACCTGAACAAAACAAAAACTCTCATAATGTTACAATTGATGTTTTAAAAACTAGATTAATATTAATGGACAAACTTGCAAAAGACGCAGAAAATGAGGACTTAAGAACACTTGATGCTAAACAGAAAGAAATATTAGAAGAAAGGAAAAATGATCAAAAATTAAAGGATTATCTTAAAAATGATCAATTAAAAGGAACAGAATTAGGTAAATTTTTAGAAGAACAAGGAGTAACTAAAACTTTATTCTTAAAAGGTGTAAATCTAAAATTTAATGAATTTGTGCATTATGAAAATGAAAGCGATGACATAGATAGTTGATGATATGCACATAATGATCGTAATGAAGGATGATTTGATGTAAATAAAGAGTTTGATAGAGGAGATAACTTTTTATGTGCTGCGATTGTCACCGCTAATGCTATTCATTATTGAAGTAAGCAAAATAAAAATTATATTGATAAATATTTAAAAGACCCTAAAAAAGGAATTGTGCAGAATACAAATTCAATAAGTAGTTTTTATGCAGATTTTAGAGAAGTAAATAAATTTAAAGAAACAGAATCTAGCGATAACATCATTACTAATTCTGAACATAGTGAACTTTTTGAAATATTCAGAAAACTTCTAGGTGGTAGATTTGCATGACCTCATAAATTATTCGATACTTTTATTAATGGTTATGGATATACGCCTTTTAATCCAAATTTAAATATAGAAGCTAATTATGAAAGAAATAAGTCATCATTTCATGGATTTTTTAAAGATGTTTTTGGTAGTCATTTACTAACAAATAGATGATCTTTTAGAAATGGATATGGAGCTAAGTATTTGAGCCAAAAACTAAAAAACGAAATATTAGCAAACAAAATACTTGCAATTTCTCATACATATTCATCTGTAAGATTTAATCACATTATAAATGTATGAGGTGCGGATTTTGATAAAGATGGTATTCTAAAGGCTCTT
- a CDS encoding DnaJ C-terminal domain-containing protein yields the protein MSTKRDYYEILGVNKNATEKEIKTAYRSLAKQYHPDKLKDGTSDQKMKELNEAYEILSNSEKRNIYDKYGHDAANGRAGSGGFDASGFEGFQHGFGGFEDIFENIFGGFGSSSRKSSYNQPQRGDDEKIVKVISFMQSIQGDTLKETMNKYDYCLHCGGTGAESKSDISSCDKCNGNGYTFKKIRSIFGMTQQSVVCGYCSGTGKKVIKQCSNCRGNKYIKTNKNVNIPIAPGTDNNTLLKLNGYGKPGINGGPSGDLYIEIKVQDHKYFHRKGYDLYLDFPVSFVDIMLENNILVPTPYGNITITLKKSYESGQIIKIPGKGVQHKNYVGDLKLILKIIKPTISRTETKELTKILEKLNDTSNSDFTNIVNKTLK from the coding sequence ATGAGTACAAAAAGAGATTATTATGAAATTTTGGGTGTTAATAAAAACGCTACTGAAAAAGAAATAAAAACAGCATATCGTTCGCTAGCAAAACAATATCACCCAGATAAGTTAAAAGATGGAACTAGTGACCAAAAAATGAAAGAATTAAATGAAGCTTATGAGATATTATCTAATAGTGAAAAAAGAAATATCTATGATAAATATGGTCATGATGCGGCAAATGGTAGAGCAGGCTCTGGCGGATTTGATGCTAGTGGTTTCGAAGGTTTTCAACATGGTTTTGGAGGGTTTGAAGATATCTTTGAAAATATTTTCGGAGGGTTCGGTTCAAGTAGTAGAAAAAGTTCATACAACCAACCGCAAAGAGGAGATGATGAAAAAATTGTTAAAGTTATTTCCTTTATGCAAAGTATTCAAGGTGATACATTAAAAGAAACTATGAATAAGTATGATTATTGTTTACATTGTGGCGGGACCGGTGCTGAAAGTAAATCAGATATATCCTCATGTGACAAATGTAACGGAAATGGTTATACTTTCAAAAAAATAAGAAGTATTTTTGGGATGACACAACAGAGCGTAGTTTGTGGTTATTGTTCTGGTACAGGGAAAAAAGTAATAAAACAATGTTCAAATTGTCGCGGAAATAAATATATTAAAACAAATAAAAATGTCAATATTCCCATTGCTCCTGGAACCGATAACAACACATTGCTTAAATTAAATGGATATGGAAAACCTGGAATAAATGGTGGACCTAGCGGCGATCTATATATTGAAATAAAGGTTCAAGATCATAAATATTTCCATAGAAAAGGTTATGACTTATATTTAGATTTTCCTGTTTCATTTGTTGATATAATGTTAGAAAATAATATCTTAGTACCAACTCCTTATGGTAACATAACTATCACATTAAAAAAATCATATGAATCTGGTCAAATAATTAAAATTCCTGGTAAGGGAGTACAACATAAAAATTATGTTGGTGACTTAAAATTGATATTAAAAATAATTAAGCCAACTATTTCAAGAACTGAGACAAAAGAATTAACAAAAATTCTTGAGAAACTTAATGATACTTCAAATAGCGATTTTACAAACATTGTAAATAAAACTTTAAAATAA
- a CDS encoding IS3 family transposase, whose translation MRHLKTEEWVKIFNAYDNFKNRKISKFEFEQISFSIRQNYWNKGSLKRMLRKRKMYHLNMNIQSKTGKASKKGKGVGRKKRKALDYTWIDTLKDDEKDAVIKYYYRIFSENNIDADIKNIKEIEKLSSSNKAKILLIAKSTYYEKLKVKKIEKQKYIKHEEVIRQSFMDNKMRYGRRRLSKYLFLTYNIKVNPRTLENYMKRLNLFTFVRRKKRQKNTKILMLSLRIWFKEIIIQRIIQFTQLM comes from the coding sequence ATGAGACATTTAAAAACAGAAGAATGAGTAAAAATCTTTAACGCATATGATAACTTCAAGAATCGCAAGATCAGTAAATTTGAGTTCGAACAAATCTCTTTTTCTATTAGACAAAATTATTGAAATAAAGGATCATTAAAAAGAATGTTGAGAAAAAGAAAAATGTATCATTTGAACATGAATATTCAATCTAAAACTGGTAAAGCAAGCAAAAAAGGCAAAGGTGTAGGTAGAAAGAAAAGGAAAGCTCTTGACTATACGTGAATTGATACCCTTAAAGATGATGAAAAAGATGCGGTAATAAAATACTATTACAGAATTTTTAGCGAAAATAACATTGATGCTGATATTAAAAATATTAAAGAAATAGAAAAGCTTTCATCAAGCAATAAAGCAAAAATTTTATTAATAGCAAAATCAACATATTACGAAAAGTTAAAAGTTAAAAAAATTGAAAAGCAAAAATATATTAAACACGAAGAGGTTATTCGTCAAAGTTTTATGGATAATAAAATGAGATATGGCAGAAGAAGATTATCCAAATATTTATTCTTAACTTATAACATTAAAGTGAACCCAAGAACCCTCGAGAACTATATGAAGAGATTAAATTTATTCACTTTTGTACGTAGAAAAAAGAGACAAAAAAACACAAAAATACTAATGTTAAGTTTGCGGATTTGGTTCAAAGAGATTATAATTCAAAGAATAATACAATTTACGCAACTGATGTAA